The Candidatus Hydrogenedentota bacterium genome segment CTGGTCCAGCCGACCTCGATATAGCCAAGTGCGCCGCTCTTGAACTCCAGCAGCATTACGGCGTTGTCATCGACGGGAATACGCTTGACCAGCGTGGCCGTGCGCGCGCTGACCGACACAATCGGACCCATCAACCACAGGCACAGGTCGATGGCGTGGATGCCCATGTCGAGGAGCGCGCCGCCCGCCGCGAGTTTCGGGTCGTAGAACCATTTGCTCTTCGCCCAGCCGGGAAACGGGCCACCGTGGGCAAAACGCGCACGCATCATGAACGGCTTGCCAATCGCCTTCTCGTTCAGCAATTCCCGGCACTTGCGCGGCCCTGTGAACAACCGGTGCGTGAACCCCACCATCAGCTTGCGTCGCGCCGATTTCGCCGCATCTATCATGGCGTCCGCTTCCTTGACGGACACGGCCATGGGCTTTTCGCAAAGGACATGGCAGCCGGCCTTCAGGGCATCGATAGTCTGCTGTGCGTGCAACACGTTGGGAGAGCAAATACTTACGACATCCAACTTCTCCTGAGCCAGCATCGCCACGTAGTCCGTATACCCGCGCAAGCCGGGGTTAAACAGCATAGCCTCGCGTATCCGGGCTGGCTCCGGGTCGGCTACCGCCACGAGTTGAACGTCCGCATTGCGGGCATAACCCGGCGCATGGCACGCCTGAGCGATGGCCCCGCCTCCGATGACCCCTACGCGATAGGGTCTACTGGCAGCGTTCATTGAGGGACTCCCCATGGCGCCGAGGCGCGGTTTTCGCGGCAATAAGAGATCAATAACCGCTTAGAACAGATCATAAACAATAAATAACGAACTAAAACGAATAAACAGAGGTGTCGAGCGTAGGATAGGGCTCCATGCGGAGGTCTCGTTGCGCAAGAGCCGGAGACGTCATCTGCAAGCAGGTTGCGGGCGTTAACCTGACACATTGGAGGCGCAACGTAGGGCGTCACCCGGAACTCTGACGAACTGATGCACATAATGGGCAACAGTCTACTCCAGGTGTCTCGTTGGGTCAATAGAAAGGGCAGGTATTGCTATTGTTTGCATTATTTGTTAGGATAAGGGTATCTGATCGTCCACCGCCTTTGCGGTTTGGGGACCATGGAGGGCGGTGACCGGATCTTTTGTAACCAGCAAGAGTGAGAACCAGGGAGATTGATAATGAGTCGAAAAGTCTGGCGCTACAAGATGACCCGGAACGAAGAGCGGCTCTGGAAACAAGAGGAGATGCAGGGCTGGCGGAAAGCGTTGGAGGCGTGTGTGGAAGACGACGCGCGCGAAGAGGGCTGTAACAAGTACATCATATGCGATAGCAAGGACATCGTATTGACGAAGGGCGAGGTAACAAAGCTGACGACGACCGTTCCCGTATGATGCAGGCGCAAGGCCGTCTTTTCGGGCCCCGAGGCTTGAATGCCTCGGGGTTTTGATTTTATCCGGGAGGATTGATTGCAACGTGGCCTACCAGTTAGAGTTGCGCCGCTTCGGCATTCGTGAGAAGAGCTTATGAAGGTGCGCATTCGCCGGCCGGGTTGTCTGGTAGCCGCGACAGGGACTGTTTTGCTGTCTTTTGCGCTGGGCGTCATTGCCGGGCGTTTCGATGTGCTTTCCGCGGATGTCCGTGTCTCCGTGGCCGATTACCTTGGCTCGAGTCACGCGATATTCCTCTGGGTTGACCCCAACCACGGCGGTCTTCTCGACGCGATGAGCCGCGTCCATGAGGGCATACCGCCCGCATTGTTTGGACTTTGGCTGCCTCACGAATGCGCGCTCGCGTGCGGTGCTGGCGACGGCGGCGGAGAGGACGTCGAGGTCGTGTTCGCCGCGAGCCTGCGCCGGTTCGCGGGATTCCTTGGCATGTTCCGGTCCGACCCTCAGCGCTGGCGATGGTTTGCAGCGCAGGAGATGACCTCTGCCCGCGTCGAGCGGCCAGGCCTCTGGGTGGTCCGGTCCCGAGTGAAGCCGGAACCGGCGCCCGCTGGTGTGCCGCCGCCGGGCGCACCGGTGCGTTTCGATGGCACCCACGCGGCGGAACTGCTGATCGACAACCGGGACGGCGTCGCGGCAGCCGTGCTGCACCGCTTGTTTGAACCGGCGCATACCGTCGGCGAGGCAAGTGTTGCGTCAGAAGGTTGGTTGGACCTCCTGCAGCACGTGCGGACCGCTCGGTTTGTGTCGGACCTGGAAGGTTCGGACGCGGTTCGGGTGCTTGTGTCCGTGGAATGTCAGGATTCCGGGGCGGCGAGCGTGGTCATGACGTTCTTGAATGCGCATCAGCTTGAAATGGAACAGGTGCTTGCAGAGTCGAGTGTCGCGGCCGAGGGCGCTTGGACACAGCGGGGGCCGCGGATAGAGGGGCATTGGCGGTTGCGCGGCGCATCGTACGCGTTCGCCAGACTGATCCGTTATCACCGGGTGTGACGGTGGCGGGCATCGCGCGGGTACTGGCGCCGCGCAGCGAAGTGGTCAGAAGACCGGCGGTTCGCTCCAGTCATGACCAGGCACCCAGCGTGGTTCGTCAAATTCGTAGGCACCCATGTCCGGCGCGGCGCCCCGCACCGTGGCCGGGCATTCCTCGATTGCGATTCCGGCGTCGATGCAGGGCGAATTCGGTTTCAGGCGGAAGTCATTCGCTGCGGGGTCCACGAGGCCCGGGTCCGAGCCCTCGAAGTTGTGTCCGCGGACGCCCCCCGCGCCAGTGGCCACGGCGTCGGTGAAGATATTGTTGCGCACGACGCACCCTTGCTGGTCGTCGTTATTCTCCGGCCCCCAATAACCCAGGCTGTTGCCATTTTGAAAGACCGTATTGTAGTAAACACGATTGTTGTGGGAAGGCGTGTTGAGACGGATACCGCTGTCGGGGTTGTTCCACGAGACGTTGTGGTGGATGAGGAAATTACTTGACCCGTTGTCGATATAAATGCCGACGCCGGTCGCGAGCGCGCAATTGTCGTGTATCCAGTTGTAGGCG includes the following:
- a CDS encoding Gfo/Idh/MocA family oxidoreductase, translating into MNAASRPYRVGVIGGGAIAQACHAPGYARNADVQLVAVADPEPARIREAMLFNPGLRGYTDYVAMLAQEKLDVVSICSPNVLHAQQTIDALKAGCHVLCEKPMAVSVKEADAMIDAAKSARRKLMVGFTHRLFTGPRKCRELLNEKAIGKPFMMRARFAHGGPFPGWAKSKWFYDPKLAAGGALLDMGIHAIDLCLWLMGPIVSVSARTATLVKRIPVDDNAVMLLEFKSGALGYIEVGWTSKPGFAGCEIYGTEGSLVCDYLKGLFMVGGTVSASGKDTHDWRLVERHPTEGGWKIEIDHWLDVIRGKEKLTMDGKAGREALRVALAAYESSRTGKRITLQKGK